The proteins below are encoded in one region of Apium graveolens cultivar Ventura chromosome 4, ASM990537v1, whole genome shotgun sequence:
- the LOC141718096 gene encoding E2F transcription factor-like E2FF, with translation MSLSLSLSSSYSALFGYDTLNPTLSNYSRKDKSLALLSSNFLKLYNRDDVDCIGVDAAAAQLGVERRRIYDVVNIMESIGVLVRKAKNQYIWKGFAAIPQALHDLQTSNDKETERPLGESNQQEKSVSCPKTENRKEKSLALLAQNFVKLFLRSGADIISLDSAATALPGDVHDSTAMRTKARRLYDIANVFASMNLIEKVRHPESGKPAFRWLGMKQESNNAHENGSGSNDTRMRVFGTEIANTASKRFTDSISNCRSSEKVHVPIYAKQINVETEDDENSSKRHQGNLPKDPERGEPALRRLVIKQNSSIALEIGSDSNDTRRRVFGSEITNTASKRFKEKSLSKCRSSENVIMPTYAEQHNVKKENDENSMKQQQRHQSKSFVFGPFTPASVRSLDAPENKKVKRVQDWEQLASTYFPRYQNQAVSDLFTHYADAWKSWLVEVAEKKQKQPAS, from the exons ATGTCGTTGTCGTTGTCGTTGTCGTCATCGTATTCTGCTCTGTTTGGTTACGATACCTTAAACCCTACTTTGTCGAATTACAGCCGCAAAGATAAATCTCTCGCCCTCCTCTCCTCCAA CTTTCTCAAGTTGTATAATCGGGACGATGTCGATTGCATTGGAGTCGATGCTGCTGCTGCTCAATTAG GAGTTGAGAGGCGGAGAATTTATGATGTCGTTAACATCATGGAGAGTATCGGG GTGTTGGTGAGAAAAGCGAAGAATCAGTATATTTGGAAAGGTTTTGCTGCGATTCCTCAGGCTCTACACGACCTCCAg ACTTCAAATGACAAGGAAACTGAGCGGCCTCTTGGAGAGAGCAACCAGCAAGAGAAGTCTGTTTCATGTCCTAAAACTG AAAACCGTAAGGAAAAATCTCTGGCACTGCTTGCTCAGAATTTTGTCAAGCTTTTCCTTCGTTCTGGT GCGGATATTATCTCCCTAGACAGCGCTGCAACAGCATTGCCCGGTGATGTGCATGATTCAACAGCTATGCGAA CTAAAGCGAGGCGGCTGTATGATATTGCCAATGTCTTTGCATCTATGAATCTTATTGAAAAG GTCCGTCATCCAGAAAGTGGGAAACCAGCATTTAGGTGGTTGGGGATGAAACAGGAATCTAATAATGCACATGAGAATGGTTCTGGTTCAAATGACACCAGGATGAGGGTGTTTGGAACTGAGATAGCAAATACTGCCTCAAAGAGATTCACAGATTCTATATCCAACTGCAGGTCTAGTGAGAAGGTACATGTGCCAATATATGCCAAGCAAATTAATGTGGAAACTGAAGATGATGAGAACTCATCAAAGCGGCACCAGGGAAATCTGCCTAAGGATCCAGAACGTGGGGAACCAGCATTAAGGCGGTTGGTGATAAAACAGAATTCCAGTATTGCACTTGAGATTGGTTCTGATTCAAATGACACCAGGAGGAGGGTGTTTGGAAGTGAAATTACGAATACTGCTTCAAAGAGGTTCAAGGAAAAATCTTTATCCAAGTGCAGGTCCAGTGAGAACGTAATTATGCCAACATATGCCGAGCAACATAATGtgaaaaaagaaaatgatgagaaCTCAATGAAGCAGCAGCAGAGGCATCAGTCTAAGAGTTTCGTGTTTGGTCCTTTTACTCCTGCAAGTGTACGCAGCCTAGATGCTCCTGAAAACAAAAAGGTTAAGCGAGTTCAGGACTGGGAGCAACTGGCTTCAACTTATTTCCCTCGGTATCAAAACCAAG